A window of Pecten maximus chromosome 12, xPecMax1.1, whole genome shotgun sequence genomic DNA:
TAACATTAACGCCAACATGTCATGTGACGATTTCTTCCCCGTCTTCCTACTATATAATCGAGGATGGCTGAACGGCTTTGGATGGGCTATCGGTACAGACATATCATCGCCACGAATGGAACATTATGCGTATGATGACATTGTGGTAAGACAAACCATGTGCTATAGAGTCGCATTTGTCAGCATCTTCTGCTGGATTATTGGCGATTGCCTTCCATGTCAGCTATTTATCATGTCaaataccaacaaaataatataatgcACATACTGACAAAGGaggtatatattctgtttaaTATGTAGTTTTTCTGTTTGATATAATCAGCGTATGATTCGATGCTGTATTCCTTACATTATCAAACTAATGCAACCTAATGATTTTGAAGTTGTGGCCACTTCAGGAATGAACAGTCGacaaatgaccttagctgttgatagccCTAGTTTCCCTGGCCCCGACTACATGTCTGTAGACTGGCCAACATATCctaagtttttttgtttgttttttttagaattgccaagctaaattctaatactagattatctgcccctagtttggaatttagaatcagacatatctcagggaccaaaatcataaaactcaatttcatttttataattttaatacatATAATCTAGAGACAGGGGGTCAGTCTAACATGTCTGATGTAGGACAAGAACGTACTACTGTATGGAAATAGAAAAcggaattatccgacaccgtttggtgccGCTAAGATGTTGGtgcaaacacaataaaatcgAGCGcaacataacacctaccttacatatatagataaatgagatatttatttaccacagaacacccatttagtcccgAATCGGTGTTCTATTCCGTCCGTATATATTCTGGTCTTAGCTGGTCAAAATCCCATACTAAGTTGTTGAATGATCTTATCATCCACCATCCTAATGTCGTATGACCTTATTTGTTAAAAGATCCTAGCATCCAACATCCCAATGTCGTATGACATTATTTCTTGAATGACTATATCGTCACCAGACGcaatatatagataaacataAGACAACAGATTATTACCATTTTAATTCTCAAAGGTACTGACTATATTCATGTTACTTCttctatagtgttatatactgaAGCTGTATTTCTAGTTATAAGTTAACGTTATTGTCCGTATAAACGATTTTGAAACTAGTTTATTTTGCCTTGTACATGAATGAGTTTTTTTTCAGAGCACCATGGACCCGATACCCAATTGTCTCCATGAAATCCAGCGGCTGTCGACCATGCACATCTACTTCACTAATCCGTTATTGAATTTCTGTTGAAAAAACTTTAATCAGAAGTGAAAAAGTTGAATACAAACATCAAATAACATTACATTAATCAGTATACAATTTCTTCCTGGATTTTCTCTCATTTTATCAGCTACTTACACACTGGATGTATGTTAAGACATTAATTCGAGTACTTTTCATGAATATGTATTTAgtattaaaattattaaataatgttttgtgttttatataattgtacGTTCATTATCAATTTTCCTTGTAATGTTGACAACATTTGTGCAAACATCAACGCTCTTTTTAGTCCCAAAAAATTACGTGAACATGTTTCTGTCTGAGAATTCCTCTGTTTATGCATACTGAATAGTTGGATATATTCGAGGAAGATTTGATTTCACAAGCTTAACTTTAGCTCGAAAATGAATACCtagcgaatatttatataacaaatgtaCAAGACACAGATGTGCGATATTATTAACCGCGAACTAGGTTTAATTAAAACAgctgcaatgtattagcttaAGAACTTTACACATATATAGTAAAAAGACGAGCCGGCGATTATAGCGAGTTTTAGCGAATCATCATATCTACACTGTGGAATATTTCACGGATATATAGCAGACATTAATTCAAGTCCACAGCATCTCTGGAATAAGCCAACTTATAAGAGCATCACCAAACTCGTATGTATCAAGGACAGaatcaaatgttaaaaaatcATCAACCAATTATCATACAGAAGCTACGGTAAATGTACCAATTTTGGCGTACTACTATTTAAATACATAACGGACAAATATATTAGCGTGATGATGGTGACAATACTTGTCATGGAAAACAATGTTCAACATCTGCAATCATGATCATAAATTCAACCGATTTTAACACAAAAACCCCTAAAATGATATAACCACTAAAACACGTATGTTTAGCGTATgcacattttgtatatgttcttGAATACATTTGGACAAAGAACAGACAgggaaaaagaaacaaaaacgaaaaaaatggTCTCAATTTTAATAGGATTAATGCATACTTTCAGttttgacagtataacaagttataatcaacatcaatatatactgttatcGTACATATTTTAATCTTATTCTAGCGCTCTTCCCGCTTTAAGTATTAcactaaattatgattgcgctgATTGCACTTTATATACTCTGTTTCCATATGAAATAGATTTAGCGCGCGAAAcaaagtacgtttacagtaagcGTGTGTTGAGATAGCTCTACATCCATTTTAATAGTGATATGAATACATGCAAAATTGCTGAATAAATTCGTCAAATATTACTTCGTAAAATATTTATTCGTAAAATATGACTTACTTATCCAACTCATCTTCTTATCATGTGAATCAATGCTTCCCTGTGAAGAATAAGCAAATGTTATAATTAAAATTCCATTACATTTGACAAAAGAGAATCATGTTTTATTACCTGGTGTATTCAACCGCGACtaagtatatactgtacaatagcAAATTGCATGGCCAAGACGTGTGTTGTTGCTGCTGTATAAGTGTTTTGCTATCTTAGTTTGTTGGTTGGTTACGACctcttaaaatatatcaaaaatgtccatatatatgtgtatagtatAAACGCTATTTGCATGTATTTGAATTTGCTTTTTCTAATCAGTAAGCAAACTAACCAAACAGATTCAAACCTCATAATTGCCTAGTGTTCgtaatttttaaacatttaattaatatccatatatagatgtaaaatGTGAATCAAAGGAATTTAGGGctacaaaaaatatcataaccagttaattacatgtatcagtggaAACAggttaattacatgtatcagtggaAACCagttaattacatgtatcagtggaAACCagttaattacatgtatcagtggaAACCagttaattacatgtatcagtggaAACCagttaattacatgtatcagtggaAACCAGTTAACTACATGTATCAGTGGAACGCCTTAAATAATTGTCTAGCACCAATACCAAACAGAGAACGATTCCCTACAATACTCATGTACGATGCACCTAAACTACTGATAATACGATATTGTTAGGTTAAGGCTTTGAATTTCTAACAATAGCACAATATAAACGTAACTGTAATAAAACAGGAATGCAAAATAGACCCTTCGAGGCATATCaacattattatataaacaacaatcaaattcaaaataattattttcaataaaaatattattaaaactaattaaaaagtaacatatataataaatataataagtaGCTAATTAGCTGTACctcttatttattttaatacttaaaaagataaaacatgcaatttttaaacatatgatagattttgactttttttatTCCAGTATAAATGCAGCATATCCTTCCTAAGGCACACTCACATTCCGTATCTTATTTGAAGTCGTTCTTACTGTAAAAAAACATTAACCTTGCGATAACCTTATTTCGCACtgaaaacattcaaataaattatcattgcACAGATTGCAACTTCTGCTAAATTGTTTCTACAACAATTATTATTGGTGCATCAATTCAACATTGAACTAAAATTTGAGCAACCAAAGCAGCAGTGCGTTTAAACTAATGCGACATTTAACATCAATGACATCTGTGTGATAAAAAGTACGTACTTATTACAGCACGCTGTTATGAGGATGTACTTATGGCCTTGACGTTTGATGCAGAGAAACAAAGCTTTTGCTGACatatacaaaattgtatatCGAAGGTACTCTACAAAAGACAAACAATGTATGAGCTCCCTTGAATCCTTCCAATACAAATGGAGATACACTTCAGCCAAAAATAAAACTGCATCACACAATATTTTTCAGTGATGCaaaacaaactatttttttatGCCAAGGAGGTGACGTAAAAAACCTTACGATAGGTCAAAAGGCATTTCAAAACATCGGGTGACACCACCTAACGCTGACACAACTATTTATGAATTaaccttgatttgacctagatttgtatggcgggtgtcgttgatttgacctagatttgtatggcgggtgtcgccgtgagcaagatttgtatggcgggtgtagtgatgaagcagaagacgcttacccgTCGGAACACCTGGTTGTATTCTCATTGTGCTCCATGGGTCTccatgaaaatatatatttttgttattcatATTGTGTTCTggtttatcgattttgagttaaaaAATGCTTTTTCGTTACTATattggtattctctgttgttttcatACGTGTCGATGCAAGTAATAGTTTGTGTTTCCTATGGGGTATAACGCCTCTGCAACAACCAGGGTTAATATGAGGGCggatattcataaaaaaaagcTTAGAAATAAACAGCAATTGGAAAGAAAATGCAATCAACGTACTAACAGGAATGAAGTATAATCGTTATTTTAAATTATCTTTGCACTACTTGAACTTTCGACgggtaaatataacaataagaTATAATGTGAAAATAATACTAAGAACGACAGTACAATAAACTACTACAAATTAAAATTCAGAAataaatttcatgaaataaatatttacatagcaatatatgcatgtatttgatatgtaaattattacCCAAATGCAATAgaattaaaatcatcaaaggagatttgtgataatattgtaaaattaaacaaaagtgTAAATACCCCTAAATGCACACCACAAGCATATTGaacaaattatgttaaaagTCTTCTCTTCAGGACCTAGACTGTTTTATGTTCACTGGACGGCTTGTGCTCGTATTCGTAATCCAAATGAACAAATGCTCTCTCTACGTCTGACAAACGCTCCAACTTCTTTTGAAGCGCTTCTCCGATGTCATGCGCTTCGACCAATTTCATTTCTTCCGGAAGCACGATGTCCACTTCAACTAGGAAATTGCTGCCGAAGTGGAAAGCCCTGACCGTGTCAACAAACAACACCTTGTGATGGTGGTTAACACAAATCCACGTCAACTTCTTCAGAAAATCTGGCTTGGCTGTGTGGCCTGTAAGATGCTTTATTTGAGCTGTAAATGAGTGGACAATAATGATTTTAATCTTGcctgtaacaagcattttcattgggtTAAAATTCAGCCCATAACGTAAAAAATGACGTCGCCGTTTGTAACGTCACTTTTGACTGGCCGATATAGCGGCGTGATAAGTTAACTAAATTCTAACAAAAAGAGCTCGTCCATAAAAATGGATTTCCATATAGATTAATAAGATCGTGTATTATTGTTGTTGATTAAATCATTAGGATTAGCTTCGCAATAAAGTTATAGTACAGACCGCTTTTATGTTAgatctccataacataaaaagaTATTATAATTAATCTTTAAATAACATGTTAAATACTTATTTGACCATATATTTTAGTTATTGTATCCTATATCTTGTGGTATGATATTGCCAGTATTAGAAAACTGAGTAACATTTCAACAATCTGAAAACGTTCATAAAAACTTAATTCAAAACTAAGTCATGAAAATGTCTTTGATAAAACtggtaaataaacaagtttaaATGGGAAATGACGTAGCatcagtaatgttttatagcaaGGGTTCTATCATGCTCTACCCAGTTGCCTTAAAAGTTAGAGTCAACATCAAAACAAAGAGTAAGTATGGTCGACTAAAGTACGAATAGGCtgtttatatactttataccatAACAAAAGTTACATGCTCTACGTCATATCCGCTGACTCTTCTacttttatgtttttaattgaaaGTGAATAATCCATCGTCCTCCGCGTCTATGTTTTCTATTCAACTTCCGGTATTATAAACGATCCCTTTAAGACTGTGTTACCAGGTATAACTTATATTTTAGTGTTACCAggatataaaatacatttctatacCATGGCTACCCTTGAATGCTTTTTTTGTGGGAAACAATGTATAGGCTCTTATCAGAGTAGCATATCTAATATCTAAATGAAACTTACTGTATCCGGTTATGCACCAGCTAATTATGATGTATATAGAAATGACCATAGCTCCTATAGGGTCCATGTACACCAAGCCATATTCTCCAGTCTTGTTCAAAAGTTGAGTAGAACCTTAAATTAAGAATAAATTccaaaataattgttttaaaaaaaacacgtttatttattatcaaaacGTAAAATAGCAATGGCCAGTTTGTTCTATTAGAGTCCGTGATGTTGTAATGTATGACAATGgtagtatatatcatattattaatATACAAAGAGGAGACAAAAAGGAACAACTAGAAGTCCTCTGAATCGGTGTAGGGTAAatagtgtacaatgtacatacctAGGTAGCCGAAGATTATAGCAAAGCTATTGGAGACAATGTCATTTCTGTGGTCCTGGGCCAAGGCCTGAACGCTAGGACTGCGAATACGGCGGCAAAGAAGGAACAATACCAGCTTCGATACTTAAAATAAGCAGTAGCAATAAGCAAAACGTTTCAATCAATCAACAAGTTTGTATCAATAACAAATTAATTGAACACATGGTTATCATGTTCTCAAGCTCATGCCGTACGGCCATGTAATCAATATTGTTTGACACATGTGTGATAACCCTATTTTGATGTCATCAATTCATAAATAAGTCTTTCCGTTTGTGTGGAAATAAGAGAGTCTTACAGGGAAATTTGAAACGctttatctcatttatatcaattatgtGATACATAGAAGCTTATGCTCGTGTGAGGGGAATATggaatatatacaataatgacctatggaaaaacttaattttatCTCAATAAAGTGTCACTAAACTAATCTCTGTACTTGAGTACGATGATGAATGTCCTACTGCAAGTTGCTCCTTATTTCTGGGTCAGAAAAGGCAGGATGGAACCTCAAGGACCGGAATATGGGAGGTGGAAGCGCATTACTAAACCTCTTCCATTTCTTTCTCCTGAGGCAATATGACAAAAAGCTTACCTACAGCTGACAATGTGATGACTATGGTAGGGATGTCAACCGTTGGTGGGTCGCTACCGTGATCATATAAAGCGAATATCTTTTCCACAGATTCACGGATTAATTGAACAGAAGCAAAACTCATAATCACGGAAAGAATGATGATGGAAATGGGCTCCAGTTTTGTCCGACCTACAACAGTAAGAAGTGGTATATTTGgaacatttcttttaaaaaatgtcttgGGGTCTCTGTATTGTCTGGTACTATCTCCAGTCCCGATAGATTGTCGTCATAGTGACGATCATATCCGAGGATAAAACCCATCATAGGATTTGTCGTGAACCTCAGAGAAAATAAGAGAAACTGATTtaacaaactattttttttccattattaTGTCTATGACAAGACTTGAAGCATGCTTGACAAACATCAGTAACTTAATTAGTGTAAGAGGCTGCAATTTAACCAGGATAACAAAAACCTAACATGATTATATCTAATTAAATCGAAGCACTGGTATCTTTAATAGTTTCAATTTTATGATATAAGGTTccgatgtatatatatgacgCGATGAGTCAAGTAGGTTTTCAGCTTTTAAGGCACATCGTATCACTTTCATACGTCTAGTTCACTAAAGAACCACATACATTCTTCCAGAAATTAAATCAACGACCTATTCCCAGCAAATTAATCTTAGACCTATTCCAGGAATTAAATCTAAGACATATTCGCGGAAATTAAATCGAAGACCTATTCCGGAAATATAATCTAAGACATATTCCAGGAAATTAAACTAAAACCTATTCCCGGAAATTACATCAAAGACCTATTCCCGATGAATTGAATCTAAGACCCTTTCCCGAAAATTAAATCTAAGACATATTCTCAGAAATTAAATCAAAGACATCTCAAAAATTAGGCCAAAGATCTATTCCAAGAAAGTGTATGATCTATCAATTTAGTTTTCTTCCCCTTCCAGACAATAAGTGGGATTTCTAATACGGCATAAAACAGTTAATTAGATAACTACAATTGCACAATGTATGATAAtccattctaccatgtttgctatgcaacgccagttttgattggtttaaaaccatgtattattttccaataacccacgctcgtgccaataatacacgatCGGAagtcacggctgtaacaattttatatatctaatattcacccattttataaaaggttaccatagccgagtgggctaatgggtttgtctttcaataaatttttatcacgacgcgagttcgaatcctacggaggcccccctttttcttcttcttttttctttcttttatttatccttttttttattttcaaaatcaatgctatatgatagatgctcttgatcgtagtactgtattgcctgtatatttcatcaacaaataatgcaatactcaagaaataaattacaaggttttctcgggttttctttgctgtttttctattagaaagaggtcgatctcagaactaaacggtacatggtagaatagaaataatcaactttgactcgtgtattgttgcaggatatacaactcggactcggatattttgcaattttaattaataactcaggcctgcggccttcgttattaattcaattgcaaaatatcctcgtcctcgttgtgtatcctgcaataatacacgaatcatcgttaattatttcttaaatagtcacgatattaaattataaacatatatacatgtattatgatataaCGTTGATACATGTTCGCATGTGGTAAACATGTTAGTACcgtaatatatattgtttcatGTTCTTTGTCTctatgtgatcgtttgtaactaacttgtcttgataaaggggcggattgctTCAAAAATTCGAATATTTTCTTGTCTGCACTCTCGTCATTTTATTTGTCACGAACtataaaaatatttaccttGGGGGTAAACATATGGGTCTCTTCGTTGAACCATTCTAGCTGTGATCCAGATAACAAGCCCTGCAGCTAGGTCAACACTGCTGTCCACTAGACTGGAAATGATGGATATGGAGCCTGATAGGACAGACGCTATCGCCTTGGCCACAAACAAGAGCTGGTGTAAATGGAAGAGAGGCGTTAATCAACTTAAATGGATGCATTCACTGTTATTAAAGCAACTGAAATAAGCATCATCTACCGAAAACATTGATGAAACCGAACAAAAACGATTTACAAATCCATTACTCACTGGAAAAATTTCACGTATGTCTCTCTTTCAAAAAAGAGcgattgtaaatattttattgatagtACAAGATTATCtgtaaattcatttaaatatttaataacgTCTCGCGTCTCAAGTCCATCAGACCATAATTTTATCAATTCTCCTTAATGTAAGGGAATTCCTAAAGGGAactgaattttaattttcatgCTCAGTAAACGTTAAGTCAAATAGTTATCAGAATCAAGAAGGTGTTAAACTAATGAGGAAAACATAATGAACCGTCATCGGAACAATGGAGAAGATACATGCGGAAATGAGAACAGCAAGTGTTATCGCAATGAGTAGAATATGTTTGTCACATTTTGCAAGCGAAAAGGTGCAGCATTTATCAATAACATGTCACAGCAATAATCGATTTGGAATCCGACTTGTTAGAATTACAGGAAACCCAAATAGATAGAAACTCAGCAAATAGGAAAGGTGTAACACCGACAAAAGAATCCATCTGAATTTCGTATACTTTCGTGAGAATGcattatataacaattataatttgtctgatgaatgtcACAGGGTACACTCCGTACGTAGTGATGATGTATGAGCATGCACCTTCACATccaaatatatacctacagtagtaGGTAATGCTGGTGCATTGACTTGCACTGTTACTCCACGGAAGACTACAGACTGACAGAACATATTTGATTACGTTCAGGCCTTTTTAAAACGTCACCTAGTTGGCTAGGACGTGTTTATCTGGAGAAAGATAATGTGGTCAGGTTTAGCCACCTTAATGAACGGTGTTTGCAGTATCCTAAGTATAGTTATTTATAACTCCTTTGTCTCTGCTTACCACGTTGGTAAATAGACTTAGCTTGGCGTAGAACACTGCTTTACGGCGGAGTACTGTCACAGCTTCAGCATTAGCCATGTCATCATCTATTTCCAACTGGATCTCTTCGTACGCCTCGATCAACTCATCTTGAGCCTTGTAGTATGATCTGAAAGTATGTAGCTACCATGAACTCGTCATGTTTACGCAAAATCAACTCTCAAACATCCCTAAGGAACACTTGCTTGACAGACTACCTCAGAATGGTTAAGGAATAAATATGGGAACACTGTATATTGATACTGAGGAAATGGAATGAAATGGAAAAAGAATCGGAATGGTTTATTGTTTGTCATTTGCACTATAGATTAGATAGCATTAACATGCAAAAAAATCCCAAACTTGATCATTGATTCATTTCAATTAGGAGAGTTTTGGAATGAAATGCACAATACGAATTTGTACCTAGTGTAAATACACTGGATCACCGCATTCTCCAGATCCAAAATGAACACACTAATATAATATTCAGAGACATGTTCGTATTGATTAATATTCAGGAATATTGTCCACATTATAATATTGACATTCATAGTTGTGTTCCCACTTGACCCATCAGGAGGTCTATCTTGAACCTCTCATGAACACTTTAACCATATATCGCTAGAAGCTTGTTTAGCTTTACGCACAACGGTTCTAATAATTGTGTATATCGGGGACCCCTTCATAGATTACCATGCATCAACGTTAAATGATTAATTTATTCAAGAACATTGCTACTTGTTCTGTCTAAGCCAAAACTTAAGTTCAACCTAGATATAAATTCAGCCGTAAAATAAAGTCACAATTAATAGCTAACGGGAAACATTCAAATATGGAGATGTTATCGGCTGCTTACCGTATACGTTTCGAGCATGACTTATCAAGATTGTGACTTTGCTTTTTTGAGGTAAAAAGGCGAAGAGAGGGTTTCCAGGCGTCATGATTATTTCCTGTAGTGGGAGACGAAaagaatattatatacatgtagttcacgGAAGGCATATAACCTAAGGAATGCACAGTCTCTATCAAAGGGGTGTGATAGAGAGAGCATAGGGGAACGATATCAATATGCATGGTAAAGGGGGtgacatatattgtacatacagaGCAAGATTATAATAGAGGGGCAACTTTAAGTCTTTATAAGGACCAAAAACGTGAAATggaggtgttactgtataactATTATTATTCgggggatttaatttcgctatgTTCGTGGTCAGTAAGTAAAAcaagcgaaaaaaaaaatacccaccgaatattaatatatactgaAGATTGCTTACAAAACGTGTCTGAGCGAAATCAAATGCTCGCGAACTGGTTCGACTGGGATATTCGAGGATCGAGGGTATATTAGATATCTGAGGATCGAGGGTATATTAGATATCTGAGGATCAagggtacattgtatatctgagGATCGAGGgtttataagaaatttgagGCTCGAgagtatataaaatatctaggGATCGAGGGTATATTAGATATCTAAGTGATCGAGGGTTTATTAGATATATGAGGATCGaaggtatataaaatatcttaggATCAAgggtatataagatatctgagtGATCTGATCAATGGTATATTAGATATCTGAGGATCGAGGATATATTAGATATCTGGGGATCAACGATACACAAGATATCTGAGGATCAAAGGTATACCAGGTATCTGATGACCGAGGATATATCAGATATTTGAAGATCGAGGG
This region includes:
- the LOC117339371 gene encoding metal tolerance protein 5-like yields the protein MANAEAVTVLRRKAVFYAKLSLFTNVLLFVAKAIASVLSGSISIISSLVDSSVDLAAGLVIWITARMVQRRDPYVYPQGRTKLEPISIIILSVIMSFASVQLIRESVEKIFALYDHGSDPPTVDIPTIVITLSAVVSKLVLFLLCRRIRSPSVQALAQDHRNDIVSNSFAIIFGYLGSTQLLNKTGEYGLVYMDPIGAMVISIYIIISWCITGYTQIKHLTGHTAKPDFLKKLTWICVNHHHKVLFVDTVRAFHFGSNFLVEVDIVLPEEMKLVEAHDIGEALQKKLERLSDVERAFVHLDYEYEHKPSSEHKTV